In Fusarium falciforme chromosome 9, complete sequence, the following are encoded in one genomic region:
- a CDS encoding BZIP domain-containing protein yields MTGPALAPSPPRQAVDSPGAGTPVLAPASAARPRVISAAPGPASPATSAAPQRTPLSIKPSAKPPPPAQPQQRTALPSINKMAMSSVISLNPAPPEPLKMSMTSKEWVIPPRPKPGRKPATDTPPTKRKAQNRAAQRAFRERRAARVGELEEQLDQQREAHEKQETELKDKIHELELDVQSFRSRCMLLENMLDRERQDRIRVETEAETLKRRLDEGVFNSGYQSRSMSTSHPFDGLQSPTSQPQRHSLPDGRPDRQSGHSFSISQIISPPETLDINASNDDTAITCGNCSPNGPCACAEEVMKTAANGCSKCGLTSSCQCLGEVADALNRSQDLKRPASPSGDISGEKRHRSSHDEAETDFTAMYSRKATTNVTQDTYTAPSQVPSLDTMPFRDGCGFCKDGTYCVCADTSLATPAMTPNDTLPPISQQVQTPPPSETDVVPPTLAMEMTADGAVKLPRRTQTQNQSSERRGCGPNGPGTCAQCQADPKSGLFCRLMAANFNRKDGSSSGGCCGGKGAGGGCCKSQQPKPEKISLPSLPSLGLSCAEAYQTLSSHRNFSKAADDIGSWLPKLKATPRAGARPAPQGAMMPIEVEAASIMSVLKDFDIRFGRGF; encoded by the coding sequence ATGACAGGCCCAGCACTtgctccatctcctccgCGTCAAGCTGTCGACTCCCCTGGCGCTGGTACTCCCGTCCTCGCACCTGCATCCGCGGCAAGACCTCGTGTTATCTCAGCCGCACCTGGGCCGGCTTCACCAGCCACATCCGCCGCCCCACAGAGGACGCCTCTCTCCATTAAGCCGAGTGCAAAGCCACCTCCACCTGCACAACCTCAACAACGCACTGCTCTCCCTTCCATCAACAAGATGGCCATGTCGTCCGTAATCAGCCTCAACCCGGCGCCGCCGGAGCCTCTCAAGATGTCCATGACTTCCAAGGAGTGGGTGATTCCTCCGAGGCCCAAGCCTGGTAGGAAGCCCGCCACCGACACACCACCCACCAAGCGCAAGGCCCAAAACCGCGCAGCCCAGAGGGCCTTCCGGGAGAGGAGAGCCGCCCGAGTCGGCGAGCTAGAGGAGCAGCTTGATCAGCAGCGTGAGGCTCATGAGAAGCAGGAGAcggagctcaaggacaagattcACGAGCTCGAGCTTGATGTCCAGTCCTTCCGGTCCCGATGCATGCTACTCGAGAACATGCTCGACCGGGAAAGACAGGACCGCATCCGGGTTGAAACCGAGGCCGAGACCCTCAAGCGACGTCTAGATGAAGGCGTCTTCAACTCGGGTTACCAGTCACGGAGCATGAGCACTTCCCACCCGTTTGATGGACTTCAAAGTCCAACTAGTCAGCCGCAGAGGCACAGTCTCCCCGATGGCCGCCCGGACCGGCAGTCGGGTCATTCCTTTTCCATCTCCCAGATAATCTCTCCCCCTGAGACCCTCGACATCAACGCATCAAATGATGATACTGCCATCACCTGCGGGAACTGCTCCCCAAACGGGCCGTGTGCCTGTGCCGAAGAGGTGATGAAGACCGCCGCCAACGGCTGCAGCAAGTGCGGTCTAACATCTAGCTGCCAGTGCCTCGGCGAGGTGGCTGACGCCCTCAACCGATCTCAGGACCTTAAGCGTCCGGCCTCACCGTCTGGAGACATTTCCGGCGAGAAGAGGCACCGCTCCAGCCATGACGAGGCTGAGACAGACTTTACCGCCATGTACTCTCGCAAGGCCACCACCAACGTCACCCAAGACACTTACACTGCTCCCTCCCAAGTCCCTTCACTAGACACCATGCCGTTCAGAGACGGCTGTGGATTTTGTAAGGACGGAACCTACTGCGTCTGCGCAGACACCTCACTGGCGACCCCAGCCATGACTCCAAATGATACCCTTCCTCCCATCTCCCAGCAGGTCCAGACACCTCCCCCGTCAGAGACCGATGTTGTTCCTCCTACACTAGCCATGGAGATGACGGCCGATGGTGCCGTCAAGCTCCCTCGCCGGACACAGACTCAGAACCAGTCATCTGAACGTCGAGGCTGTGGCCCCAACGGACCTGGTACCTGTGCGCAGTGCCAGGCTGATCCCAAGTCTGGTCTCTTCTGCCGCCTGATGGCCGCCAACTTCAACCGTAAGGACGGTAGCAGCTCTGGAGGCTGCTGTGGTGGCAAGGGAGCTGGCGGCGGTTGCTGCAAGTCCCAACAACCCAAGCCTGAGAAGATCTCTCTTCCCAGTCTACCTAGCCTGGGACTCAGCTGTGCCGAGGCATACCAGACACTATCAAGTCACCGCAACTTTTCCAAGGCGGCGGATGATATTGGTTCCTGGCTGCCAAAGCTCAAGGCTACTCCTCGTGCCGGAGCCCGTCCAGCACCTCAAGGGGCGATGATGCCCATCGAGGTTGAAGCGGCGAGTATCATGAGCGTGCTGAAGGATTTTGATATTCGGTTTGGGAGAGGATTCTAA
- a CDS encoding Conserved oligomeric Golgi complex subunit 2 — MAAAPDPLASFSGLGISTPSRAPFTLSGSGSSSSVDDDAPLPFPEALPRADFLAPDFQPAAYLSALPNRHQTLEDLRSDLRDRSAAISSELLELVNSNYTAFLSLGSELRGGDDKVEDVKVSLLGFRRAVEEVKGRVSARKEETNALNDELRGVRSAIEQGRKMIELSERLTSLEERLALDSMPASNAQRDWEDDESEEEDEDEDGTLGSSPTRLLASAQECSRIATLTESLDQNTPFVIKMEERLTRCRNTLLLDLGNALKQAKKAGVRGQDRVLKYLAVYRVLGAQADAIKALRGG; from the coding sequence ATGGCCGCCGCGCCGGACCCTCTCGCCTCTTTCTCGGGCCTCGGGATATCCACCCCGTCCCGTGCTCCCTTCACActctccggctccggctcttcctcctccgtcgACGATGACGCCCCCCTGCCGTTCCCTGAAGCCCTTCCGCGCGCAGACTTTCTTGCTCCGGACTTTCAGCCAGCTGCATATCTCTCTGCACTGCCGAACCGACATCAGACCCTCGAGGATTTGCGCTCTGACTTGCGCGATCGGAGCGCAGCCATCAGCTCAGaactccttgagcttgtgaACTCGAATTATACGGCCTTTCTATCCCTTGGCAGCGAACTTCGCGGCGGCGATGACAAGGTTGAAGATGTCAAAGTCTCACTGCTAGGTTTCCGAAGAGCGGTGGAAGAGGTTAAGGGCCGTGTATCAGCACGAAAGGAAGAGACCAATGCGCTCAACGATGAACTTCGTGGCGTACGGTCAGCCATCGAGCAAGGTCGCAAGATGATAGAGCTCTCTGAACGATTAACATCTTTGGAAGAGCGTCTTGCGCTGGACAGCATGCCAGCTTCAAATGCCCAGCGAGATTGGGAAGACGACGaaagcgaggaggaagatgaggacgaggacgggaCACTTGGGAGCTCACCAACAAGACTGCTTGCTTCAGCACAAGAATGCAGTCGCATCGCAACGCTCACTGAGTCTCTAGACCAGAACACGCCGTTTGTaatcaagatggaggagcgCTTGACCCGTTGTCGGAACACTCTGCTACTAGACTTGGGCAACGCACTAAAGCAGGCCAAAAAGGCTGGCGTGCGTGGTCAGGACAGAGTTCTGAAATATCTTGCTGTATACAGAGTGCTGGGCGCACAAGCagatgccatcaaggctcTTCGAGGCGGTTAG
- a CDS encoding SurE domain-containing protein has product MKSLVSLAILPLAAQAVRIVQSNDDGWAESYIRTFNDALNKSGYEVVLSAPAENKSGSSSRDEKPKDRKEACQYNSCPANSGPVGSDPKRPDLNWVNSFPVTSIKYGIDTFGPGLWDGAAPELAVTGPNVGTNLWLQVPFSGTVGAACYAAHDAGIPAIAFSGASSGNTAFNTSPVPARSLVYAELATKLVKKVVDSGKPYLPKDVFLNVNFPKVEGKCTDASKFKWVLSRINPGVFSKPDTEWCGDDRLPTETDVILEDGCYISVSIGDATDKTTVNDERQDVVLAKLRDMLVCLP; this is encoded by the exons ATGAAGTCTCTCGTTTCGCTGGCTATTCTGCCTCTTGCTGCCCAGGCAGTGAGAATCGTTCAATCCAACGATGATGGCTGGGCAGAGTCGTACATCCGTACTTTCAACGATGCCCTGAACAAGTCCGGCTACGAGGTTGTTCTCTCGGCCCCAGCTGAGAACAAGTCGGGCAGCA GCTCGCGCgacgagaagcccaaggatCGCAAGGAGGCATGCCAGTATAACAGCTGTCCCGCCAACAGCGGCCCTGTCGGCTCTGACCCCAAGCGTCCTGATCTCAACTGGGTCAACTCATTCCCTGTCACTTCCATCAAGTATGGTATCGACACCTTTGGCCCTGGTCTGTGGGATGGTGCTGCGCCCGAGCTGGCTGTTACTGGCCCCAACGTCGGTACCAACCTCTGGCTTCAGGTGCCCTTCTCTGGTACCGTCGGCGCTGCCTGCTATGCTGCCCACGATGCTGGCATCCCGGCGATCGCTTTCTCTGGGGCTTCCTCCGGCAACACTGCTTTCAACACGAGCCCTGTTCCCGCTCGCAGTCTTGTGTACGCTGAGCTGGCCACCAAGCTGGTCAAGAAGGTCGTGGACTCTGGAAAGCCCTACCTCCCCAAGGACGTCTTTCTCAACGTCAACTTCCCCAAGGTCGAGGGAAAGTGCACCGACGCATCCAAGTTCAAGTGGGTGTTGAGCCGCATCAATCCTGGTGTCTTCTCTAAGCCTGATACTGAGTGGTGCGGTGATGATCGCCTGCCCACCGAGACGGATGTTATTCTTGAGGATGGATGCTACATTTCTGTCAGCATTGGTGACGCCACTGACAAGACGACGGTGAACGATGAGCGACAGGATGTTGTGCTTGCGAAGCTCAGGGATATGCTCGTGTGCCTGCCTTAA
- a CDS encoding NmrA domain-containing protein, which yields MLVLIAGATGNLGQKLIDSLYSHGHQVRALGRNPSKLEPSRREKLESFVQSEAYYDIPALDRACKGVDVVICAYQGIPQLQLEGQLLLLRAAERAGVRTYVAHCWSYDWRNMKLGVQESYDPFISFRNHVDLSSNLKPIYIFTGVLAEVLFSAPGHGHFSPAHNGCWDPDSKTMEIWGTGKEIWYWTTERDAAEFTTAIVERDDAPQGGDWTVCSGSSTLKELATIYGKVRNCKVDIRMKGTVDELRERALEARRQGSRRNYWPYIGWFYQLHTVDGTWSLGELDNEKLGVKTTGFDEFLREYLTL from the coding sequence ATGCTCGTTCTTATAGCTGGCGCAACCGGAAACCTCGGCCAAAAGCTCATTGATAGCCTTTACTCTCACGGTCATCAAGTCCGCGCTCTCGGTCGCAACCCGTCCAAACTTGAGCCCTCTCGTCGAGAGAAGCTGGAAAGCTTCGTCCAAAGCGAGGCTTACTATGACATTCCGGCTCTAGATCGTGCCTGCAAGGGCGTCGATGTGGTTATCTGCGCGTACCAGGGTATCCCTCAATTGCAGCTTGAaggccagctcctcctcctacGCGCCGCTGAACGAGCTGGCGTCAGGACATACGTTGCCCACTGCTGGAGTTATGACTGGAGGAACATGAAGCTTGGTGTTCAAGAAAGTTATGATCCATTCATATCTTTCAGGAATCACGTGGACTTGTCTTCGAATCTGAAGCCGATTTACATCTTCACTGGAGTGCTGGCTGAGGTGCTCTTTTCGGCACCTGGCCATGGCCACTTTAGCCCAGCGCACAATGGTTGTTGGGACCCAGACAGCAAGACAATGGAGATTTGGGGGACAGGCAAGGAGATCTGGTATTGGACTACAGAGCGAGATGCTGCAGAGTTCACCACCGCCATCGTTGAACGGGATGATGCGCCTCAGGGCGGCGACTGGACTGTGTGTTCGGGAAGTAGCACACTCAAGGAGCTAGCCACGATATACGGCAAGGTTAGGAACTGCAAAGTGGACATTCGCATGAAGGGAACTGTGGACGAGTTGCGTGAAAGAGCTCTTGAGGCGAGGAGGCAAGGATCAAGACGGAACTACTGGCCGTATATCGGGTGGTTCTATCAACTACACACCGTTGACGGGACCTGGTCGCTTGGAGAATTGGATAACGAGAAGCTGGGCGTGAAGACTACAGGGTTTGATGAGTTTCTGAGGGAATACCTAACCCTCTAA
- a CDS encoding TAFII28 domain-containing protein yields the protein MASPPYASSPSAMSPPYPSPAQIPNKKRSSTLDVNNPSKRRKPSNLSQTSNSAAAVNHPLRQTSFPPEARSPYPRSPSVDASSHVSGSAVSVTASGAPKKKRGRKAKNAKQDEAREQTPSLVGGRAPTAVSGQGGDKEDDDEDDEKAEMALEDVVARTQEQKQEEIRLRAMLVEAFDSQQYNRYELWRAAKLADSVVKRVVNATVSQSVPQNVSTAVKAVAKLFAGEIIEAARNVQAEWIATGEKQSELPTPPPSNNDAAAEEEEADLKRGPLRPDHLREAWRRYKLSGESRGVGVQQLWHAQQADGVDRFSTRTGKRLFK from the exons ATGGCCTCTCCTCCCTAcgcctcctcaccctcagccATGTCACCTCCATACCCATCGCCAGCGCAAATCCCCAACAAGAAGCGCTCGTCAACCCTCGACGTAAACAACCCTTCAAAGCGCCGCAAGCCCTCGAACCTCTCGCAAACCTCCAACTCTGCAGCCGCAGTCAACCACCCTCTCCGCCAGACCTCTTTCCCCCCAGAGGCCCGATCCCCGTACCCTCGCTCCCCATCCGTCGACGCATCCTCACACGTGAGTGGAAGCGCAGTAAGCGTCACGGCCAGCGGCGCGCCAAAGAAGAAACGCGGCCGGAAAGCAAAGAACGCGAAGCAGGATGAGGCGCGTGAGCAGACACCCAGCCTCGTAGGAGGCCGCGCTCCTACAGCCGTCAGCGGACAGGGCGGAGAtaaggaagacgacgacgaagatgacgaaaAGGCAGAGATGGCGCTGGAGGATGTGGTTGCGAGGACACAGGAGcagaagcaggaggagatTCGTCTACGTGCAATGCTTGTTGAGGCCTTCGACAGCCAGCAGTATAACCGATACGAGCTTTGGCGCGCAGCCAAGCTCGCCGACTCTGTCGTCAAACGA GTGGTCAACGCGACCGTGTCGCAATCCGTTCCGCAAAACGTCAGCACAGCCGTCAAAGCCGTTGCCAAGCTCTTTGCCGGTGAGATCATCGAGGCCGCCCGCAACGTGCAGGCCGAGTGGATAGCAACAGGAGAGAAGCAGAGCGAGCTCCCAACACCGCCCCCCTCCAACAACGACGCAGccgccgaggaagaagaggcagaCCTGAAGCGCGGGCCCCTGCGTCCTGACCACCTGCGTGAGGCATGGCGTCGCTACAAGCTGTCGGGAGAGAGCCGTGGAGTGGGCGTGCAGCAGCTCTGGCATGCGCAACAGGCCGATGGTGTCGACCGCTTCTCGACACGCACGGGAAAGCGGCTCTTCAAGTGA
- a CDS encoding GTP cyclohydrolase 1: MILEFCSAPAADGRDLSKLEWTLTRAIHHFSSFNRLLVLLLFALFIFSSYRLLLRDNNSSIIAMAPSEDGVLVAANKKRPASVSGSSTGSSDDSSRRKKRRDRKNGSSKKRSNGDISVPGAFAQRRNSLAKASRDPRDEPLPKKKRAVAEGAVVKTRSPSPVIDFDGLSRPSHGTRERREETKEQAEQRLDRMRGAVRTLLECVGEDPDREGLLDTPSRYAKALLFLTKGYQVNAEDIVNNALFREGHSEMVVVKDIEVFSLCEHHLVPFTGKMHIGYIPNETVIGLSKLPRIAEMFARRLQIQERLTKEVANAIMEILKPQGVAVVMESSHLCMVMRGVEKTTTSTITSCVLGCFERKSKTRNEFLNLIGINR, from the exons ATGATCCTTGAATTTTGCTCCGCCCCGGCCGCCGATGGCCGGGACCTCTCCAAACTCGAATGGACCCTGACTCGAGCGATACATCACTTCTCTTCTTTTAATCGCTTGCTGGTCCTCTTGCTCTTTGCACTCTTTATCTTTTCATCGTACCGACTACTCTTGCGCGACAACAACTCTAGCATCATAGCAATGGCTCCTTCAGAAGACGGCGTTCTTGTCGCAGCGAACAAGAAGCGCCCCGCCAGCGTCTCGGGGTCTTCGACCGGTAGCAGCGATGATTCGAGCCGTCGCAAGAAGCGTCGCGATCGCAAGAACGGGAGCAGCAAGAAGCGAAGCAACGGTGACATTTCCGTCCCTGGTGCTTTCGCGCAGCGCCGCAACAGTCTTGCCAAGGCCTCGCGGGATCCTCGCGATGAACCCctccccaagaagaagcgcgcTGTTGCAGAGGGCGCTGTCGTCAAAACGAGGTCGCCTAGTCCCGTGATTGACTTTGATGGTCTTAGTAGGCCAA GCCACGGCACTCGAGAGCGACGAGAAGAGACAAAGGAACAAGCCGAGCAGCGCCTCGATCGCATGCGCGGCGCCGTGCGCACGCTCCTCGAGTGCGTCGGCGAAGATCCCGACCGTGAGGGTCTCCTCGACACGCCCTCGCGCTACGCCAAggctcttctcttcttgacCAAGGGATACCAGGTCAATGCTGAGGATATCG TCAACAATGCTTTGTTTAGGGAGGGGCATAGTGAGATGGTTGTTGTCAAGGATATTGAAGTCTTT TCCCTCTGCGAGCATCACCTCGTCCCCTTTACAGGCAAG ATGCACATCGGCTACATCCCCAACGAAACCGTCATCGgcctctccaagctcccCCGCATAGCCGAAATGTTTGCCCGCCGCCTCCAGATCCAGGAGCGCCTCACAAAGGAAGTCGCCAACGCCATCATGGAGATCCTGAAGCCCCAGGGTGTCGCCGTCGTCATGGAGTCGAGCCACCTGTGCATGGTGATGCGCGGCGTCGAAAAGACCACCActtccaccatcaccagctgCGTCCTCGGATGCTTCGAGCGCAAGTCCAAGACGCGCAACGAGTTTCTCAACCTCATCGGCATCAACCGATAA
- a CDS encoding Structure-specific endonuclease subunit SLX1 has protein sequence MSQLSRPHPALYGVYVLRSTVRHASIYIGSTPNPPRRLKQHNGEARGGAVRTSREKLRPWEVMILVTGFPSSIAALKFEWAMTNPHLTTHISAEERLTKAAQKRKGMKKPRKPIHTLSSVVSNLHLLTSVPSFARWPLAVHFFASEPKKAWDKWLQSIDAAPRQGMDVLTDFGPSKETQRESSPAPWGIHALPLDYAPMKGYVEKAHNVVSFEREGKCVHCHEELESGRGLHPMCPNGRCEAMGHLDCWSKHALKGEDEGVMIPRSCTCPSCYSEIQWGDMMKELTLRVRGPKEVEKLLKKPRRTKKAAAVS, from the exons ATGTCGCAGCTTTCAAGACCCCATCCAGCCCTCTACGGTGTCTACGTTCTCCGCTCTACCGTGCGCCATGCCTCTATCTACATAGGCTCCACGCCAAACCCTCCACGACGCCTGAAGCAGCACAATGGTGAAGCCCGAGGAGGTGCTGTGAGGACGTCGCGGGAGAAGCTACGGCCATGGGAGGTCATGATCTTGGTTACTGGATTTCCCAGCTCGATTGCAGCCCTCAAGTTTGA GTGGGCAATGACAAACCCACATTTGACGACACACATTTCGGCAGAAGAGCGATTGACAAAGGCCGCCCAGAAACGAAAGGGAATGAAAAAGCCGCGAAAACCTATTCATACTCTTTCTTCGGTCGTTTCTAATCTTCACCTGCTCACCAGTGTACCAAGCTTTGCCCGTTGGCCATTGGCAGTGCATTTCTTTGCCAGCGAGCCCAAGAAGGCTTGGGACAAGTGGCTTCAGTCGATTGATGCAGCGCCAAGACAAGGCATGGATGTTCTCACTGATTTTGGACCATCCAAGGAGACTCAGAGGGAATCGTCACCTGCGCCGTGGGGCATTCATGCCTTACCCCTGGATTATGCCCCCATGAAGGGGTACGTTGAAAAGGCACACAACGTCGTCTCCTTCGAGCGAGAAGGAAAATGCGTGCACTGCCATGAAGAACTGGAATCGGGGAGGGGACTTCATCCAATGTGTCCCAACGGTAGATGCGAAGCAATGGGCCACCTCGACTGTTGGAGTAAACACGCCCTCAAGGGTGAAGACGAGGGGGTCATGATACCGCGGTCATGCACGTGTCCGAGTTGCTACAGCGAGATTCAATGGGGTGACATGATGAAGGAGTTGACACTTCGGGTACGGGGACCAAAGGAGGTGGAAAAACTGCTGAAAAAGCCACGGCGGACAAAGAAGGCGGCTGCTGTATCTTGA
- a CDS encoding Matrin-type domain-containing protein has product MLVLEEQRYIHEDLERLEQGVADRIRDEPKHIRDRLNRDHEISQLLDQIQVQSKNLLDIYKDENGVRSQEIQQIGTGDPFEEFYKQLKDVRDHHARYPNEQAENSEQRYKVKRPTEGEPMPSIVDSLFSGEEAYGRFFDLNTCHEAYLNLPNVRRLTYLQYLETFDNFAPGHGGVSRSNKLTDQYFKYVGQLAEYLESFMRRTRPLENVDKVLTSFDQEFETAWDKDEIQGWEKETPSDAGKQASAADAIWCDDCQKEFKNENVYKNHLAGRKHIKAAEQRKQRQEESTPSGATNGAVSATRLKERAVAEREYRVKRLASAMSTERSDTRVNVERKQGMTERERQQELENLLNVPEGPQEAVDEGDGEDEDGEERIYNPLKLPLAWDGKPIPFWLYRLHGLGVEFPCEICGNFVYMGRRAFDKHFNEARHIYGLKCLGVTNTALFRDITRIDEALKLWEKIQREKKRNKVDEGSVVQMEDGEGNVMPEKVYYDLQKQGLL; this is encoded by the exons ATGTTGGTCCTTGAAGAGCAGCGCTACATCCATGAGGATCTAGAGCGCCTCGAGCAAGGCGTCGCCGATCGCATTCGCGACGAACCCAAACAT ATTCGCGATCGCCTCAACAGAGATCACGAGATTTCTCAATTACTAGACCAGATCCAGGTCCAATCAAAGAACCTCCTCGATATCTACAAGGACGAGAACGGAGTACGATCACAAGAGATTCAGCAGATTGGCACCGGCGACCCATTCGAGGAGTTTTACAAGCAGCTCAAAGATGTCCGCGATCACCACGCACGATACCCCAACGAGCAGGCCGAGAACTCGGAGCAGCGGTACAAGGTCAAGAGACCGACCGAGGGAGAGCCCATGCCGTCCATCGTGGACTCTCTGTTCTCCGGAGAAGAAGCGTACGGACGATTCTTTGATCTGAACACCTGCCACGAAGCGTACCTGAACCTTCCCAACGTCAGACGATTGACATATCTCCAATACCTCGAGACATTCGACAACTTTGCCCCTGGCCACGGCGGCGTCAGTCGATCAAACAAGCTGACCGATCAGTACTTCAAGTACGTTGGTCAACTAGCAGAATACCTCGAGAGCTTCATGCGACGGACGAGGCCTCTGGAGAACGTGGACAAGGTCCTCACATCGTTCGATCAGGAATTCGAGACGGCGTGggacaaggacgagattCAGGgctgggagaaggagacgcCTTCAGATGCTGGCAAGCAGGCTTCCGCGGCAGATGCTATCTGGTGCGATGACTGCCAAAAGGAGTTCAAGAACGAAAACGTCTACAAGAACCATCTAGCAGGACGAAAACATATCAAGGCGGCTGAGCAGAGAAAACAGCGCCAGGAAGAATCGACTCCTAGTGGCGCAACTAACGGAGCCGTCTCAGCAACACGATTAAAGGAGCGCGCCGTGGCAGAACGAGAGTACAGAGTGAAGCGACTGGCCAGCGCCATGAGCACCGAGCGTAGCGATACACGCGTCAACGTCGAGCGCAAGCAGGGCATGACGGAGCGCGAGCGTCAGCAGGAGCTTGAGAACCTTCTCAACGTCCCTGAAGGTCCACAGGAGGCTGTGGACGAGGGCGACggcgaggacgaagacgGCGAGGAGAGGATCTACAACCCCCTCAAGCTACCCCTCGCATGGGACGGAAAGCCCATTCCCTTCTGGCTGTACCGTCTTCACGGTCTAGGCGTCGAGTTCCCCTGCGAGATCTGCGGCAACTTTGTCTACATGGGCAGAAGAGCTTTCGACAAGCACTTCAACGAGGCGCGACACATCTACGGTCTCAAGTGTCTTGGTGTCACCAACACGGCGCTGTTCAGAGATATTACGCGTATTGACGAGGCGCTCAAGCTGTGGGAGAAGAtccagagggagaagaagcgcaacaAGGTCGATGAGGGCAGCGTGGTGCagatggaggatggagaggGCAACGTGATGCCTGAGAAGGTGTACTATGATTTGCAGAAGCAGGGTCTCTTGTAG
- a CDS encoding ATP-dependent RNA helicase FAL1, producing MAEGSGSGGGGIDRKADERMEFSTSKEVTVHPTFESMSLKENLLRGIYAYGYESPSAVQSRAIVQVCKGRDTIAQAQSGTGKTATFSISMLQVINIAVRETQALVLSPTRELATQIQSVVMALGDYMNVQCHACIGGTNVGEDIRKLDHGQHIVSGTPGRVADMIRRRHLRTRHIKMLVLDEADELLNKGFREQIYDVYRYLPPATQVVVVSATLPYDVLDMTTKFMTDPVRILVKRDELTLEGLKQYFIAVEKEDWKFDTLCDLYDTLTITQAVIFCNTRRKVDWLTDKMREANFTVSSMHGDMPQKERDSIMQDFRQGNSRVLISTDVWARGIDVQQVSLVINYDLPSNRENYIHRIGRSGRFGRKGVAINFVTTEDVRILRDIELYYSTQIDEMPMNVADLIS from the exons ATGGCTgaaggctcaggctcaggtgGAGGCGGAATTGACCGCAAGGCCGATGAGAGGATGGAGTTTTCCACCTCCAAGGAGGTTACTGTTCATCCGACTTTCGAGTCCATGTCGCTGAAGG AGAATCTCCTTCGCGGCATCTACGCTTACGGATACGAATCTCCCTCGGCCGTTCAGTCTCGAGCCATCGTTCAGGTCTGCAAGGGTCGCGACACCATCGCCCAGGCTCAGTCTGGTACCGGAAAGACGGCGACCTTTTCCATCAGCATGCTGCAGGTTATCAACATTGCGGTGCGAGAGACTCAGGCGCTTGTTCTTTCTCCCACGCGAGAGTTGGCGACTCAGATTCAGTCTGTTGTCATGGCCCTGGGTGACTACATGAACGTGCAATGCCACGCTTGTATCGGTGGAACCAACGTTGGCGAGGATATCCGCAAGCTCGATCACGGACAGCACATTGTCTCTGGTACTCCTGGCCGTGTGGCCGACATGATTAGACGACGACATCTGCGCACCAGACACATCAAGATGCTTGTTCTCGACGAAGCAGACGAACTCCTCAACAAGGGTTTCCGAGAGCAGATCTACGATGTTTACCGATACCTCCCTCCTGCGACCCAGGTTGTGGTCGTCAGCGCTACTCTCCCCTACGATGTCCTCGACATGACGACCAAGTTCATGACGGACCCTGTTCGCATCCTCGTCAAGCGTGACGAACTGACCCTCGAAGGTCTCAAGCAATACTTTATCGCtgtcgagaaggaggactGGAAGTTTGACACTCTATGCGATCTCTACGACACCCTGACCATCACGCAAGCCGTCATCTTTTGCAACACACGCCGCAAGGTCGACTGGCTGACAGACAAGATGCGAGAGGCCAACTTTACCGTCAGCAGCATGCATGGTGACATGCCTCAGAAGGAGCGAGACAGCATTATGCAGGACTTCCGTCAGGGCAACAGCCGAGTGCTCATCTCGACCGATGTGTGGGCTCGTGGTATCGACGTGCAGCAGGTCAGCTTGGTTATCAACTACGATCTGCCTAGCAACCGTGAGAACTACATCCACCGTATTGGTCGTAGCGGTCGATTCGGTCGCAAGGGTGTTGCGATCAACTTTGTGACCACCGAGGATGTGCGCATTCTCCGAGACATTGAGT TGTACTACTCGACCCAGATTGACGAGATGCCCATGAACGTTGCGGATCTCATCTCATAA